Proteins found in one Paenibacillus borealis genomic segment:
- a CDS encoding LacI family DNA-binding transcriptional regulator produces the protein MANIKDIAKLAGVSVTTVSRVLNGHPYVSMAKREAVLQAMETADYERNINAVHLSKGRTNLIGVVVPYITRPYFGMVVEGIADEAIKDNYKLVLIQSNYEAERELDALMMLKLKQIDALIICSRTCSWETVEEYTQYGPIIVLEDGRGHQVSSIFMDHYQSFTRALTYLRSKGHHKIGYCLARQSSPNSNLREAAYRDFYRSRNEAYNHDYMFYDCVQLEDGEWIMQRILEMDDPPTALLVTSDQVAAGILAFCRENGIDVPGQLAIVGFDNQPIARMMHITTFEIPLVEIGRRAFLQAVGGGRAHEEIHLNMIERQTV, from the coding sequence ATGGCGAATATCAAAGATATTGCGAAGCTGGCCGGAGTATCGGTTACAACGGTATCCCGTGTTCTTAACGGTCACCCTTATGTAAGCATGGCGAAGCGGGAAGCAGTTCTGCAGGCGATGGAAACGGCCGATTATGAACGGAATATAAACGCAGTACATCTAAGCAAGGGCAGAACGAATCTGATCGGGGTAGTTGTTCCGTATATTACAAGGCCATATTTCGGGATGGTCGTGGAAGGTATCGCAGACGAGGCCATCAAGGACAATTATAAGCTGGTACTTATTCAGTCCAACTATGAAGCGGAGCGGGAGCTGGATGCACTGATGATGCTGAAGCTGAAGCAGATTGATGCGCTGATCATCTGTTCGCGGACCTGCAGCTGGGAGACTGTCGAGGAGTATACGCAGTACGGTCCTATTATTGTCCTGGAGGACGGCAGGGGACATCAGGTTTCTTCTATTTTTATGGATCATTATCAGAGCTTCACCCGTGCGCTTACCTATCTAAGGAGCAAAGGCCATCACAAAATCGGCTATTGCCTGGCCAGGCAGTCCAGTCCCAACAGCAATTTAAGGGAGGCGGCTTACCGGGATTTCTATAGAAGCCGGAATGAAGCTTATAACCATGATTATATGTTCTACGATTGTGTACAGCTGGAAGACGGGGAATGGATTATGCAGCGGATTCTGGAGATGGACGACCCTCCAACTGCCCTACTCGTAACAAGTGATCAGGTGGCGGCGGGAATTCTGGCCTTTTGCCGGGAGAACGGGATTGATGTGCCGGGACAGCTCGCCATTGTTGGCTTCGATAATCAGCCGATTGCCCGGATGATGCATATCACGACCTTCGAGATTCCGCTGGTGGAGATCGGCCGGAGGGCTTTTCTGCAGGCGGTAGGCGGAGGCCGGGCCCATGAAGAGATTCATCTGAACATGATTGAGCGGCAGACGGTATGA
- a CDS encoding DUF5677 domain-containing protein: MNHHRELWGTYENLAGCMGTQLIEHPFPQTMESLVSLELMTKFHTSLLAERLLLNSGFFQEAYCILRLMLEYTITLKFILLLPEERAVLYMDDDASAPRPLNFDIVLMADETNMQEWLPVIEHPLSGYSFPYEAGYLLAKSCELTALMLETVRNR; the protein is encoded by the coding sequence ATGAATCACCACAGGGAATTGTGGGGTACGTATGAGAATCTGGCCGGATGCATGGGTACGCAGCTGATCGAACACCCTTTTCCGCAGACGATGGAGTCTCTTGTCTCGCTTGAGCTGATGACCAAATTCCATACATCATTGCTGGCAGAACGCCTGCTGCTGAATTCTGGGTTCTTCCAAGAGGCTTATTGCATACTGCGCCTGATGCTCGAATATACGATTACCTTGAAATTCATTCTGCTCCTGCCTGAAGAAAGGGCTGTCTTATATATGGATGACGACGCCTCAGCTCCCCGGCCGCTTAATTTCGATATCGTGCTGATGGCAGATGAAACCAATATGCAGGAATGGCTGCCTGTCATCGAACATCCCCTTTCAGGCTATTCCTTCCCGTATGAAGCCGGGTATTTGCTGGCCAAATCCTGTGAGCTGACAGCCCTTATGCTGGAAACCGTCCGGAACAGATAA
- a CDS encoding isochorismatase family protein — translation MEELHETAALTLEAARTALVVIDLQNGIAGGGRQAAPYTAAQVIGNAVKLVDAFTQKGAFVVLVKVSTLDGRDMVRPVTDSVSAAADYPEGWDHIVPEIAEFKNTYTITKRQWGAFFGTDLDLQLRRRGIQSIVLCGISTSIGVDTTAREAYQHGYQQVFAEDAMTASTREEHDYVCGTIFPRIGRVRTSEEIAAGLN, via the coding sequence ATGGAAGAGTTGCATGAAACTGCAGCGTTAACCCTAGAAGCAGCCAGGACGGCATTAGTGGTGATCGACCTGCAGAACGGCATCGCCGGAGGCGGCCGTCAGGCTGCTCCTTATACGGCTGCTCAGGTAATAGGGAATGCGGTGAAGCTGGTGGATGCTTTTACGCAGAAAGGGGCATTTGTAGTACTGGTCAAGGTATCTACTCTGGACGGCAGGGACATGGTCAGACCTGTGACCGATTCCGTTTCGGCAGCCGCCGATTATCCTGAAGGCTGGGACCATATTGTTCCGGAAATTGCTGAGTTCAAGAATACGTATACGATAACGAAACGGCAATGGGGGGCCTTCTTTGGTACAGATCTTGACCTGCAGCTGCGCCGCCGCGGCATCCAGAGCATCGTACTCTGCGGCATTTCCACCAGTATTGGCGTAGATACTACAGCCAGGGAGGCCTATCAGCACGGCTATCAGCAAGTGTTCGCAGAGGACGCGATGACAGCAAGCACCAGGGAAGAGCATGATTATGTCTGCGGAACGATCTTCCCGAGAATAGGCCGGGTACGGACCAGTGAAGAAATTGCAGCAGGTTTGAACTAA
- a CDS encoding multidrug efflux MFS transporter produces MPVWRRNLIVCWFGMFVTGVGMSQIAPVLPLYIQQLGVDHADSVARLSGFAFGITYIISAIFSPVWGMAADKVGRKPMLLRASLGMALIIGCMGFAQHVYVLIGLRLLQGTVTGYGTACTTLIATQTDREHAGYALGTLSTANIAGSLLGPTIGGFIAENLGVQNTFFVTGILMLIAFALTLAFVKESFTRENNKTLRMKEIWGSVPQKSLTLTLFVTFFILSVALYSIEPIMTVYVTQLSQTASHVALIAGLTFSASGLANIMAAPRLGRLSDRIGAHKVILFALIAAGLIFIPQAFVRSPWELMGLRFLLGLAAGGLVPSVSIMVKKITPAALTGRVFGLNMSAGYLGVFGGSVLGGQVAAAFGTRYVFIVTSGLLLINAALVYFKVYRKLNAISLAAAE; encoded by the coding sequence ATGCCGGTATGGAGAAGAAATCTGATCGTATGCTGGTTCGGCATGTTCGTGACAGGTGTGGGAATGAGCCAGATTGCGCCGGTACTGCCGCTCTATATTCAGCAGCTGGGAGTGGATCATGCAGACTCCGTTGCACGGCTGTCCGGGTTTGCCTTTGGCATCACCTATATCATATCCGCTATCTTCTCACCCGTCTGGGGAATGGCTGCCGACAAGGTCGGGCGCAAGCCGATGCTGCTGCGGGCGAGTCTCGGGATGGCGCTGATTATCGGCTGTATGGGGTTTGCGCAACATGTGTATGTCTTAATCGGGTTGCGTCTACTGCAAGGGACAGTCACTGGTTACGGCACGGCCTGTACGACACTTATTGCCACGCAGACGGACAGGGAACATGCGGGGTATGCGCTGGGCACCTTGTCTACGGCGAACATCGCCGGTTCCCTGCTGGGACCGACCATCGGCGGCTTTATCGCCGAGAATCTGGGTGTGCAGAATACTTTTTTTGTGACCGGCATCCTGATGCTGATTGCCTTTGCCCTGACGCTGGCCTTCGTGAAGGAATCGTTCACCCGTGAGAATAACAAGACGCTGCGGATGAAGGAAATATGGGGCAGCGTCCCGCAGAAAAGCCTGACGCTTACCTTGTTCGTAACCTTCTTCATCTTATCGGTGGCCCTATACTCGATAGAGCCGATCATGACGGTCTATGTAACCCAGTTATCCCAGACCGCCAGTCATGTGGCGCTGATCGCCGGACTTACCTTCTCGGCTTCCGGGCTGGCCAATATTATGGCTGCGCCAAGACTCGGCAGGCTGTCGGACAGGATCGGTGCACATAAGGTAATCCTATTCGCTCTGATTGCGGCCGGACTGATTTTTATCCCGCAGGCTTTTGTCCGGAGTCCCTGGGAGCTGATGGGGCTGCGTTTCCTGCTGGGCCTGGCGGCCGGCGGACTGGTGCCTTCGGTATCCATCATGGTCAAAAAGATCACCCCTGCGGCGCTGACCGGGAGAGTGTTCGGCCTCAATATGTCGGCAGGTTATCTGGGCGTGTTCGGCGGTTCCGTGCTGGGCGGACAAGTGGCTGCGGCATTCGGCACGCGGTATGTATTTATAGTTACGAGCGGCTTGCTGCTGATTAATGCTGCCCTGGTGTACTTCAAAGTCTACCGGAAGCTGAATGCAATCAGTCTGGCAGCAGCAGAATAA
- a CDS encoding helix-turn-helix transcriptional regulator, whose amino-acid sequence MNINNLFFHIHYCNFRRFKDTRKYSTRIARTLDHHELILVIGGQGSVMVDHKKHQFKAGMLFYIRPGEFHSMEFDLEDPLCFLAVHFSYAQVNLMEGRWTLGEEPEMLPLHTAQDLTDYYQIEEIFSKLVEGWNAKLPGYEFTAKTALQQLLIAIYQNHKRHNQNFSTSLKVEKVIGYMQEHISTRVTLPELAGLVQLSPAYLSRAFKEITGYSPIEFFSRIKMDKAKELLLEGSGKKVKEIAGELGYADEFYFSRIFKRIEGISPSEFNSKNVHEV is encoded by the coding sequence GTGAACATCAACAATCTTTTTTTTCATATCCATTACTGCAACTTCAGGAGATTCAAGGATACCCGGAAATATTCGACCCGAATCGCCCGTACTCTCGATCATCATGAGCTGATCCTGGTCATTGGGGGACAAGGCAGTGTGATGGTGGATCATAAGAAACATCAGTTCAAGGCAGGAATGCTGTTCTACATCCGGCCCGGTGAATTTCATTCGATGGAGTTTGATCTTGAGGACCCGCTCTGCTTCCTGGCTGTACATTTCAGTTATGCGCAGGTGAATCTGATGGAGGGAAGGTGGACTCTGGGGGAAGAGCCGGAGATGCTCCCGCTGCACACCGCACAGGACTTGACGGATTATTATCAGATTGAAGAGATCTTCAGCAAACTGGTTGAAGGCTGGAATGCCAAGCTGCCGGGTTATGAATTTACCGCGAAGACAGCACTGCAGCAGCTCCTGATTGCGATTTACCAGAACCACAAGCGTCATAATCAGAATTTCTCCACCTCCCTGAAGGTTGAGAAGGTCATCGGGTATATGCAGGAGCATATCAGCACAAGAGTCACCTTGCCGGAATTGGCCGGTCTGGTACAGCTGTCACCTGCGTATTTGTCCAGGGCGTTCAAGGAGATTACCGGCTATTCGCCTATAGAATTCTTCAGCAGAATCAAAATGGACAAGGCCAAGGAGCTGCTTCTCGAAGGCAGCGGCAAAAAAGTGAAAGAGATCGCCGGGGAGCTCGGGTACGCGGATGAATTCTACTTCAGCCGGATTTTCAAACGGATTGAAGGCATCAGCCCTTCTGAATTCAACAGCAAAAATGTCCATGAAGTTTAA
- a CDS encoding SDR family oxidoreductase, which produces MENTSSKVIIITGASSGIGEAAARLLAQKGAKLVLAARRTDRLQVLAREIVQEGGDAVYLQTDVTSAEEMEKLAGFALQQYGRIDVLVNNAGVMPASMLQELKVQEWDQMIDVNIKGVLYGIAAVLPVMREQQSGHIINLSSVAGYSVSPSSAVYSATKYAVRAISEGLRQEESASSRIRSTIISPGMTDTELTHTISSPEIRAMAGEMNSMAISPYSIARAIAYAIDEPEDTSVNEIVIRPTILP; this is translated from the coding sequence GTGGAAAATACATCATCCAAGGTTATCATCATTACAGGAGCTTCAAGCGGAATAGGTGAAGCTGCAGCCCGGCTGCTGGCTCAGAAAGGTGCAAAGCTAGTCCTGGCAGCCAGAAGAACAGACCGTCTGCAGGTACTCGCCAGAGAGATTGTCCAGGAAGGCGGCGATGCGGTGTATCTGCAGACCGATGTAACTTCTGCGGAGGAGATGGAGAAGCTGGCAGGGTTTGCCCTCCAGCAATACGGGCGGATTGATGTACTGGTGAACAACGCCGGGGTAATGCCCGCATCCATGCTCCAGGAGCTGAAGGTACAGGAATGGGATCAGATGATTGATGTCAATATCAAAGGTGTGCTGTATGGCATCGCTGCGGTCCTGCCGGTCATGCGGGAGCAGCAGTCAGGGCATATTATCAACTTGTCGTCGGTAGCGGGTTATAGCGTGAGCCCTTCATCTGCCGTCTACAGTGCGACCAAATATGCTGTGCGCGCCATCTCCGAGGGATTGCGCCAGGAAGAATCAGCTTCTTCCCGTATCCGTTCGACCATTATCTCGCCGGGGATGACGGACACAGAGCTGACCCACACGATCAGCAGTCCGGAAATCCGGGCAATGGCGGGCGAGATGAACAGCATGGCTATATCTCCTTACAGTATTGCCAGAGCAATTGCTTACGCGATTGATGAACCTGAGGATACCAGTGTGAATGAGATTGTGATCAGACCCACGATCCTGCCGTAA
- a CDS encoding TetR/AcrR family transcriptional regulator yields MGTGIKTDRRILRTREAINRAFLELFAEKELEQITINDIAERANVNRGTVYLHYTDKYDLLNRCIEDHLGTMFLSCNMTGSPDGDAGLISEMKPIFQYFEQNFLFFSAMLANPRTTIFRERLLEIVSANVIRKLEMEKSVPEGMDAQLIAHFMASAFVGTVEWWIRNRMPHPPEEMAQQVRSLFEDNTMYSGHK; encoded by the coding sequence ATGGGTACCGGAATCAAAACCGACAGACGGATTCTGAGAACAAGAGAAGCGATTAACAGAGCGTTCCTGGAGCTTTTTGCCGAGAAGGAACTGGAGCAAATCACGATAAACGATATCGCTGAGCGGGCGAATGTAAACCGGGGAACCGTCTATCTGCACTACACCGACAAATATGATCTGCTCAACAGATGCATCGAGGATCACCTGGGCACAATGTTCCTGTCCTGTAATATGACAGGCTCTCCGGACGGCGATGCTGGTCTGATCAGCGAGATGAAGCCGATATTCCAGTATTTCGAACAGAATTTCCTGTTCTTCTCTGCGATGCTTGCCAATCCGCGGACCACAATATTCCGCGAACGCCTGCTGGAGATCGTCTCGGCGAATGTAATTCGTAAGCTGGAGATGGAGAAATCTGTCCCTGAAGGGATGGATGCGCAGCTGATTGCCCATTTCATGGCCTCCGCCTTCGTGGGCACCGTGGAGTGGTGGATCCGGAACCGGATGCCGCATCCCCCCGAAGAGATGGCGCAGCAGGTACGAAGCTTATTTGAGGATAATACAATGTATAGCGGACATAAATAA
- a CDS encoding HIT family protein: MEDCLICNRIRLIKEGTNKYFVAELETGYVVLGDHQYFEGYTLFLGKEHKRELHELDGGYKQKFLVEMSLVAEAVHHAFKPHKLNYELLGNGDSHMHWHIFPRQLTEPNPTHPVWWTPRETMYSDSCRPSEERLAELKQALLTELNKLI, translated from the coding sequence ATGGAAGATTGTTTGATTTGTAACCGCATTCGTTTGATTAAAGAAGGCACGAATAAGTACTTTGTAGCCGAGCTGGAAACAGGGTATGTGGTGCTTGGAGACCATCAATATTTCGAAGGCTATACCTTGTTTCTGGGCAAGGAGCATAAGCGCGAGCTGCATGAGTTAGACGGCGGTTATAAGCAGAAGTTTCTGGTTGAAATGAGCCTCGTGGCAGAAGCGGTGCATCATGCATTCAAGCCGCACAAGCTGAATTATGAGCTGCTGGGCAACGGCGACTCGCATATGCACTGGCATATTTTCCCGAGACAGTTAACGGAACCGAATCCGACCCATCCCGTCTGGTGGACGCCCAGAGAAACGATGTACTCAGACAGCTGCAGACCAAGCGAGGAAAGACTGGCAGAACTGAAACAGGCATTATTAACCGAACTGAATAAGTTAATCTGA
- a CDS encoding DUF6199 family natural product biosynthesis protein, translating to MAINAFGLYVRRNPTFSWRMSEGWKTKGDAEPSDAYISSMRFSGAVTLWIGSFVMIMGILNLL from the coding sequence ATTGCCATCAACGCATTTGGCTTATATGTACGCAGAAATCCCACCTTCAGCTGGCGGATGAGTGAAGGCTGGAAAACGAAGGGTGATGCCGAACCCAGCGACGCCTATATTAGCTCCATGCGCTTCTCCGGGGCCGTAACTTTATGGATCGGATCCTTCGTTATGATAATGGGAATATTGAACCTGCTGTAA
- a CDS encoding LysE family translocator has product MNIVSFIIYCIVVTFTPGPTNIVILSSVQHHGARKTMGYVGGATVAFGLLLAASALLNRMLADFIPHILDVMQIIGSLYMLYLAYQVYRMGRNESAAQQSSGFVSGLLMQFANPKVLLFTLTVIPGYVMPYYSSPAAAFIFVMVITVIGFLAFTTWVIFGSIFKSFLQRHQRVMNSIMALFLVYSAVMVSGII; this is encoded by the coding sequence ATGAATATCGTTTCTTTTATCATCTATTGTATTGTGGTAACCTTCACACCCGGCCCTACCAATATTGTCATTCTATCCTCCGTGCAGCATCACGGGGCCAGAAAAACGATGGGTTACGTTGGAGGAGCCACCGTGGCATTCGGACTGCTGCTTGCCGCCTCCGCTCTGCTGAACCGCATGCTTGCAGACTTCATTCCGCATATTCTCGACGTTATGCAGATCATCGGCAGCCTGTATATGCTCTATCTCGCCTATCAGGTCTACAGGATGGGCCGTAACGAGTCCGCAGCTCAGCAATCCTCAGGCTTCGTCTCCGGGCTGCTGATGCAATTCGCCAATCCGAAGGTGCTGCTGTTCACGCTGACCGTTATCCCGGGATATGTTATGCCTTATTATAGTTCACCCGCAGCAGCCTTCATCTTCGTTATGGTAATTACTGTGATCGGGTTTCTGGCATTCACTACCTGGGTCATATTCGGCTCCATATTCAAGAGCTTTCTGCAGCGGCATCAGCGGGTGATGAATAGTATCATGGCACTTTTTCTAGTATACTCTGCTGTAATGGTATCCGGAATTATATAG
- a CDS encoding AraC family transcriptional regulator has translation MEQFNYRKSAEILALSASMTDFTYKKHCHEEYALGVTLRGIQQYHLAGSLHSSHPGGVMLFNPEQYHDGNSYDREGIDYVMLYIKPDMFAEILGKQELRFTSPIVYDRELAQSIYSLNQAVQNGADSALCSELLLQLAHLAAHTEIEAAMHTDNAFVQQAKEMMYYSLGQVLKLDHISQELGLSKYQFIREFKSHTGISPYQFFLNCKVEHARQSIEKTKDVYSAVAECGFTDLTHLNRHFKSVFGLTAYEYMSQLA, from the coding sequence GTGGAACAATTCAATTATAGAAAGTCTGCAGAGATTCTCGCCTTATCGGCCAGCATGACGGATTTCACTTACAAAAAGCATTGTCACGAAGAATATGCCCTGGGCGTAACACTGCGCGGTATCCAGCAATACCATCTGGCCGGCAGCCTGCACTCCTCCCATCCGGGCGGTGTCATGTTGTTTAACCCCGAACAGTACCACGACGGCAATTCCTATGATAGAGAAGGTATTGATTATGTCATGCTCTATATCAAGCCGGACATGTTTGCAGAGATTCTGGGCAAGCAGGAACTGCGGTTCACCTCGCCTATCGTCTATGACAGGGAGCTGGCGCAATCCATCTATTCCTTGAATCAAGCGGTCCAGAATGGCGCTGACAGCGCACTTTGCAGTGAACTGCTGCTACAGCTGGCCCATCTGGCCGCCCACACCGAAATCGAAGCCGCCATGCATACCGATAATGCCTTTGTTCAGCAGGCCAAGGAAATGATGTACTACAGCCTCGGCCAAGTGCTTAAGCTTGATCACATCTCACAGGAGTTAGGCCTGTCCAAATACCAGTTCATCCGCGAGTTCAAATCACATACAGGCATCTCGCCTTACCAATTCTTCCTGAACTGCAAGGTTGAGCATGCCAGACAATCGATCGAGAAGACCAAAGATGTCTATTCGGCAGTAGCGGAATGCGGCTTCACAGACCTGACTCACCTGAACCGCCATTTCAAAAGTGTCTTCGGCCTTACAGCCTATGAATACATGTCACAGCTGGCTTAA
- a CDS encoding SRPBCC family protein codes for MAANAPDLTSRLFNLSVDRLMTASPEVLYKAWTKQFDRWFAAPGTLIMEGLVNTPFFFETRHEEQRYPHYGRFLSLEQDRLVELTWVTGAGGTKGAETVVRVEFEIQGSATLLRLFHAGFPDAESRDRHEQAWPMVLAQLDKVMAAE; via the coding sequence ATGGCCGCAAATGCACCTGATCTTACATCCAGACTGTTTAACCTGAGTGTGGATCGCCTGATGACAGCCTCACCCGAAGTCCTGTACAAGGCTTGGACGAAGCAGTTCGACCGCTGGTTCGCGGCGCCGGGAACGCTGATCATGGAGGGCCTCGTGAATACTCCGTTCTTCTTCGAGACCAGGCATGAGGAACAACGTTACCCGCATTATGGGCGGTTTCTGAGCCTTGAGCAGGACCGTCTGGTGGAATTGACCTGGGTTACAGGTGCGGGAGGGACGAAGGGGGCGGAAACGGTGGTCCGGGTAGAGTTTGAGATTCAAGGATCTGCCACGCTGCTTCGCCTGTTCCATGCCGGCTTCCCGGATGCGGAATCCAGGGACCGGCATGAGCAGGCGTGGCCGATGGTGCTGGCGCAGCTGGATAAGGTGATGGCGGCAGAGTAA
- a CDS encoding DUF5050 domain-containing protein — protein sequence MRKWIIIAPLLLSLTGTATGFAAPAVQPGVTVTVNGQLVNFDVQPVNDQGTVYVPLRFVADELGGMIVPGNNKAIIISKGTITLSITAGSTAAYKNQQPFTLAAAPRLVNGRMLVPLRVLSEVFEATVTYANGQVEITQEESVQPAGPGVTGNSVGNLNNWGLYAADNEWIYFNNPQDSGRLYKQKKDGTDLQKLSDDEFAAYINLVGGKLYYTGDNNKLFSMNTDGSERTMIRDFAVGKNLVSVVDDWIYFTQGNSSMNKPLYRMKTDGSSRTVLEQYGVSSLAVYGGKIYYTIDFSKLFVMDLDGSHKKKLLDGGYITNIVMKDDIMYFNYKEHVYTMNIDGTGLTQISALNGREMNLSGNYLYFSNYSEYSKKLFRLNLSDYTSEKLGDDKTLYIHIVDNKLYYMNAAINRFVEVDIE from the coding sequence TTGAGGAAATGGATTATTATTGCCCCGCTGCTGCTTAGCTTAACCGGTACGGCGACAGGCTTCGCTGCTCCGGCTGTACAGCCGGGGGTTACGGTTACAGTCAACGGCCAGCTGGTGAATTTCGATGTGCAGCCGGTAAATGATCAGGGGACGGTGTATGTTCCCCTCCGCTTCGTGGCGGATGAGCTGGGCGGGATGATTGTTCCGGGGAACAATAAAGCAATCATAATCTCCAAAGGAACCATTACGCTGAGTATAACGGCGGGGTCTACCGCAGCCTACAAGAACCAGCAGCCCTTCACGCTGGCAGCCGCTCCGAGACTGGTGAATGGAAGAATGCTGGTGCCGCTCCGGGTGCTTTCTGAGGTTTTTGAAGCAACGGTCACCTACGCAAACGGTCAGGTCGAGATCACGCAGGAAGAATCCGTACAACCCGCCGGTCCTGGTGTAACAGGGAATTCGGTGGGCAATCTCAACAATTGGGGCTTGTATGCGGCGGACAATGAATGGATCTATTTCAATAATCCGCAAGACTCGGGGAGGCTCTATAAACAGAAGAAGGACGGTACTGATCTTCAGAAGCTCAGCGATGACGAATTTGCAGCTTATATTAATCTTGTAGGCGGAAAGCTGTATTATACGGGCGACAACAACAAGCTGTTCAGCATGAATACGGACGGGTCGGAACGGACGATGATTCGGGATTTTGCCGTCGGGAAGAACCTCGTGTCGGTTGTTGATGACTGGATCTACTTCACGCAGGGGAACTCCTCAATGAATAAACCGCTATACCGGATGAAGACCGACGGCAGCTCCAGAACGGTGCTTGAACAGTACGGGGTATCCAGCCTGGCGGTGTATGGCGGCAAGATCTACTATACGATTGACTTCAGCAAGCTGTTTGTCATGGATCTTGACGGGAGCCACAAGAAGAAGCTGCTGGATGGCGGATACATCACTAATATAGTGATGAAAGATGATATCATGTACTTCAATTACAAAGAGCATGTATATACGATGAACATAGATGGAACCGGATTAACTCAAATTTCCGCTTTGAATGGCAGGGAGATGAACCTGAGCGGAAACTATTTGTACTTCAGCAATTACTCCGAGTACAGCAAGAAGCTGTTCCGGCTCAATCTTAGCGATTATACCAGCGAGAAGCTGGGCGATGACAAGACCTTATATATCCATATCGTGGATAATAAGCTGTATTATATGAATGCCGCAATCAACCGCTTTGTAGAAGTTGACATCGAATAG
- a CDS encoding winged helix-turn-helix domain-containing protein, which yields MNDTLQETLLKNIRFAYNEAVELVVSMAMLACEDQVADLAKDYKIETDELLGTYFEDARRLLSPHFTRELMFFFRYDFFHNALDFPLFESVFTHREALTAEELINRLENSSAEHIVSEMVYGVYNDNMEALLKGNDWEIVKKDLVALTDLVSNTKPQPEVAEAHAPLLECLAHPQETKLRYLQLLRQFNQDVFAHWKERIRELSEQASRKYEAQFLSNPEAFIREVHKNEPSLFDIPTTFHVSFVSQVNNSFLQFHTDAGRVGWVIFGVHNDRVYGPAADREKTELFLKTFSDKRRLDFLMLLKQRPHYGQEIATALGITPAAVKYHSNFLFFLDLLDIQRMDHRLYYVLRTDTLRSLLALTAKVMLDKDYFING from the coding sequence ATGAATGATACTTTGCAGGAGACCTTACTGAAGAATATCCGTTTTGCGTACAACGAAGCTGTCGAGCTTGTGGTTTCCATGGCAATGCTTGCATGTGAAGACCAGGTGGCAGACTTGGCCAAGGATTACAAAATCGAAACCGATGAGCTGCTGGGAACCTACTTCGAGGATGCACGCAGATTATTGTCACCTCACTTCACCCGTGAGCTGATGTTTTTCTTCCGGTATGACTTCTTTCATAATGCCCTGGATTTCCCCTTATTCGAATCAGTCTTCACTCACCGGGAAGCGCTGACCGCAGAGGAGTTGATTAACCGGCTGGAGAACAGCTCTGCGGAGCATATCGTTTCAGAGATGGTCTACGGCGTCTACAACGATAATATGGAGGCATTATTGAAAGGCAACGATTGGGAGATTGTCAAAAAGGATCTTGTGGCGCTTACAGATCTGGTGTCCAACACAAAACCTCAACCGGAGGTTGCAGAAGCTCATGCGCCGCTGCTTGAATGTCTTGCTCATCCTCAGGAGACCAAGCTGCGGTATCTGCAGCTTTTGCGTCAATTCAACCAGGATGTTTTTGCTCACTGGAAAGAACGGATCCGTGAGCTTTCCGAGCAGGCCTCCCGCAAGTATGAGGCCCAGTTCCTTAGCAATCCGGAGGCTTTCATTCGTGAAGTCCACAAGAATGAGCCTTCACTGTTCGACATCCCTACCACTTTCCATGTCAGCTTTGTCTCACAGGTCAACAACAGCTTCTTACAGTTCCATACGGATGCCGGACGGGTCGGCTGGGTCATTTTCGGCGTACATAATGACCGGGTATACGGACCTGCAGCAGACAGGGAGAAAACTGAATTATTCCTCAAAACCTTCTCGGATAAACGGCGGCTGGACTTCCTGATGTTATTGAAGCAGCGTCCACACTATGGCCAGGAAATTGCCACAGCCCTCGGTATTACACCTGCTGCTGTGAAATATCATTCCAATTTCCTGTTCTTCCTGGATTTGCTGGACATCCAGCGGATGGATCACCGGCTGTATTACGTGCTTAGAACCGATACTTTGCGCAGTCTGCTAGCATTGACGGCTAAAGTTATGCTGGACAAAGACTATTTCATAAATGGATAA